CCTTGTTGTGCTTTTATCCCACTATCGAAAGCATGTTTGACAGGACGCATTTCTGTCACCGTATCAGCTAACTCAATTAATTTTCTATGGCAGCCTCTTCCTGTAATAATAACGTTTTGGTGCGCAGGGCGAGAGCTAATCGCTGAAATAACCTCATCTAATGATAAATAATTAAAGCTAATCATATAGGTAATTTCATCAAGGATAACTAAATCATACTCTGGGTTGTTAAGCAGTTTGAGTGCATATTGCCATGTATTTAAGCAAGCAGTTGTATCAGTACTTTTATCTTGAGTTTCCCAAGTAAAGCCTGTCTCCATGACATAAAAAGGCACACCAAATTGTTCTAATAAATTACGTTCACCGTTCTCCCATGTTCCTTTAATAAATTGCACAACACCGACTTTTTTTTGATG
This portion of the Proteus vulgaris genome encodes:
- the cobO gene encoding cob(I)yrinic acid a,c-diamide adenosyltransferase, translating into MNDAQHQKRQQRLKEKVDTRIEQAQREQGILMIFTGNGKGKTTAAMGTATRAVGHQKKVGVVQFIKGTWENGERNLLEQFGVPFYVMETGFTWETQDKSTDTTACLNTWQYALKLLNNPEYDLVILDEITYMISFNYLSLDEVISAISSRPAHQNVIITGRGCHRKLIELADTVTEMRPVKHAFDSGIKAQQGIDW